One part of the [Synechococcus] sp. NIES-970 genome encodes these proteins:
- the psbX gene encoding photosystem II PsbX protein, PSII-X — MTPSLANFFYSLLAGTLVVVIPATAFLIFISQQDKIKRQ, encoded by the coding sequence ATGACTCCCTCTTTGGCAAACTTTTTCTACAGTCTCTTAGCTGGCACTTTGGTGGTAGTCATTCCCGCCACCGCATTTCTAATTTTCATCAGCCAGCAAGACAAAATCAAGCGTCAATAA
- a CDS encoding Ycf66-like protein, producing the protein MVNFGLNSASILGIALAAAGASLYFLRSVRPELSRDHDIFFAAVGLLCGFILLFQGWRLDPILQFGQFLLSGSAVFFAIESIRLRGLATEQARRNTPIVDDERPVSRVYRAELDQIEPYQGEERYERRLRGYPEPRSSRSRGYEDETPRGSGSRPSRNRPPSDYGDRPSRPTPPNNRRPSRPAPPNNRRPRPDRYDDAYGQEGSVTDVWSEDAWNEGDRPVEDAPRRPRRPRPEDDAPRRPRRPRPDAYGLADDEVATVDYQPIDGGFGDDQDWDDPAPDMPDAPEGDRPNNPVNFDY; encoded by the coding sequence ATGGTTAATTTTGGGCTAAATTCCGCCAGCATTTTAGGGATCGCGTTGGCCGCGGCAGGAGCATCCCTCTATTTTCTCCGGTCGGTGCGCCCAGAACTCTCCCGGGACCATGATATTTTTTTTGCAGCTGTTGGTTTGCTCTGTGGCTTTATTTTACTTTTCCAAGGTTGGCGCCTAGACCCCATTCTCCAGTTTGGGCAATTTCTCCTATCTGGCTCGGCAGTATTTTTTGCCATCGAATCGATCCGCCTCCGGGGACTGGCCACAGAGCAGGCCCGTCGCAATACCCCCATCGTGGATGATGAGCGACCGGTCAGTCGAGTTTACAGAGCAGAACTAGACCAGATTGAGCCCTACCAAGGGGAAGAACGCTATGAACGTCGCCTACGGGGTTATCCGGAACCGCGCTCCAGCCGCAGTCGTGGTTATGAAGATGAAACGCCCCGGGGCAGTGGTAGCCGTCCCAGTCGCAATCGTCCTCCCAGTGATTATGGCGATCGCCCCAGCCGTCCTACCCCCCCAAACAATCGCCGCCCTAGTCGCCCTGCCCCTCCCAACAATCGCCGTCCTCGCCCAGACCGATATGATGATGCCTATGGTCAGGAAGGAAGCGTGACAGATGTGTGGTCTGAAGATGCATGGAATGAAGGCGATCGCCCTGTAGAGGATGCGCCCCGTCGTCCCCGTCGCCCCCGTCCGGAGGATGACGCGCCCCGTCGTCCCCGTCGCCCTCGCCCCGATGCCTATGGGTTAGCCGATGACGAAGTGGCCACCGTTGATTATCAACCCATCGATGGGGGCTTTGGGGACGATCAAGATTGGGATGATCCGGCCCCGGACATGCCCGATGCCCCTGAAGGCGATCGCCCAAATAACCCCGTAAATTTCGACTATTAG
- a CDS encoding WD40-like beta propeller repeat protein: MPRPILRFFWLLTLLLGLGGCSFGNTSLTPVSLNSRFHDEQPALSGDGRWLAFISNRHGTSELLFYNLEQRQFVELPNVNQNNAIYESPSLSRTGRYLVYLSSPLGKPDIILYDRATKRSDILTQGYRHWVRNPKISPDGRYVVFESARRGQWDIEVLDRGPNIEFDLPQEVLINP; this comes from the coding sequence GTGCCTAGGCCAATTCTCCGTTTTTTCTGGCTCCTTACGCTCCTCCTGGGGCTGGGAGGCTGCTCCTTTGGAAACACATCCCTGACTCCGGTTTCCCTGAACAGCCGTTTTCACGATGAACAGCCGGCCCTGAGTGGGGATGGCCGCTGGCTTGCCTTCATTTCTAATCGCCATGGCACCAGTGAGCTGCTTTTTTATAATCTAGAGCAACGGCAGTTCGTCGAGCTCCCCAATGTGAATCAAAACAATGCCATTTATGAGAGTCCGAGCCTCAGTCGCACGGGACGGTATTTGGTTTACCTATCGAGCCCCCTGGGAAAACCCGATATTATTCTCTATGACCGGGCAACCAAGCGGTCTGATATTTTGACCCAAGGCTACCGGCACTGGGTACGCAACCCGAAAATTAGTCCCGACGGCCGTTATGTGGTGTTTGAATCGGCGCGCCGGGGTCAGTGGGATATTGAGGTGCTAGACCGAGGCCCGAATATTGAATTTGATCTCCCCCAGGAGGTTTTGATCAATCCCTAG
- a CDS encoding hypothetical protein (conserved hypothetical protein), giving the protein MINPSILSLGIAAGATCLSVSSKEEIVKVATGFVAVLAGLLALCYAPWEIKVLVVVVPVIIERLRARASGQ; this is encoded by the coding sequence ATGATTAATCCATCGATTTTGAGCCTTGGTATTGCTGCGGGAGCGACCTGTTTAAGCGTCTCCAGTAAAGAAGAAATTGTTAAAGTTGCCACCGGCTTTGTCGCCGTTCTTGCCGGTCTTCTAGCCCTCTGTTATGCGCCCTGGGAAATTAAGGTTTTGGTTGTGGTCGTGCCGGTGATTATAGAACGCCTCAGAGCCCGCGCCTCCGGTCAATAG
- a CDS encoding hydrolase, alpha/beta fold family: MFYQPPLWLRSGVAITIYTAFGAAKRWRSQTKDSPPEFQDVVLTGANQTPLFCQYSQPQITKGTIVATYGITGSLEDQWFLEILAHKAHQAGYGILFFDWRAHGKTAALSPDLTSDGLYEGEDFVRLAAQGKQHLGLKPPFFFTGYSLGGQLALWGLKKAQELDLRSLGLEPGDILAGAVICPSLESHRSLSYLEKHPLKRNFEQAIAKNLQKLAWQLHTYHPDSFQPEMIEKATTIREFDQYLVIPPLGFATTKDYYEATSPLYFLGDLQRPTFILYAADDPLFVPDLVDDLEAVSRQNKNLDTRITRFGGHVGYVSDRQCQDHWGDSDPWWAWQRILDWFDQRLDPQNKKAVVGASNEIASN, from the coding sequence ATGTTTTATCAACCGCCCCTCTGGTTACGGTCTGGCGTTGCGATAACCATCTACACTGCTTTTGGGGCTGCTAAACGGTGGCGATCGCAAACCAAAGATAGTCCCCCCGAATTTCAGGATGTGGTCCTGACCGGGGCGAACCAAACTCCCCTTTTTTGCCAGTACAGCCAACCCCAAATAACGAAAGGAACCATTGTTGCCACCTATGGGATTACGGGCAGCCTTGAAGACCAGTGGTTTCTCGAAATTCTAGCCCACAAAGCTCACCAGGCAGGCTACGGAATTTTGTTCTTCGATTGGCGGGCCCATGGCAAAACTGCCGCCCTTTCGCCAGACCTGACCAGTGATGGCCTGTATGAAGGGGAAGATTTTGTCCGTTTGGCCGCCCAGGGGAAACAACACCTGGGGTTAAAACCTCCCTTTTTCTTTACGGGCTACTCCCTCGGGGGGCAGTTAGCACTCTGGGGTTTGAAAAAAGCTCAGGAATTAGATCTCCGGTCTCTCGGTCTAGAACCCGGAGATATTCTGGCGGGGGCCGTCATTTGCCCCAGCTTAGAATCGCACCGTTCTTTGTCTTATCTGGAAAAACATCCCCTCAAGCGCAACTTTGAGCAGGCGATCGCCAAAAATTTACAAAAACTCGCTTGGCAGTTGCACACATACCATCCCGATTCTTTCCAACCAGAGATGATCGAAAAAGCAACCACAATTCGGGAATTTGACCAGTATTTGGTGATCCCGCCCCTGGGATTTGCGACCACAAAAGACTATTACGAAGCCACCAGCCCCCTATATTTTTTAGGTGATTTACAGCGACCCACGTTTATTTTGTATGCAGCGGATGATCCGCTGTTTGTCCCGGATTTGGTGGACGACTTAGAGGCGGTGAGTCGCCAAAATAAAAATCTTGATACTCGGATTACTCGCTTTGGGGGTCATGTGGGCTATGTTAGCGATCGCCAATGCCAAGACCATTGGGGCGACTCAGATCCCTGGTGGGCATGGCAAAGAATCTTAGACTGGTTTGACCAACGTCTCGATCCCCAGAATAAAAAAGCGGTGGTGGGAGCTTCTAATGAGATCGCGTCAAATTAA
- a CDS encoding ABC-type transport protein — translation MLRLEHIRKIYPTGEVLKDINWEVKTGERVGLVGVNGAGKSTQMKIIMGEIEPTDGEIVRPADLRIAHLTQEFDVVPTRTVREEMWTVFVEANAVQDDMHRIQHEMAEPDADLDDLIHQLDRAQRKFEALDGYRLESQIEKILPEVGFEIEDGDRLVSSFSGGWQMRISLGKILLQEPDILLLDEPTNHLDLETIEWLENYLRGLKTPMVIISHDREFLDRLCTKIVETERGVSTTYLGNYSQYLQQKAENKDAQLSAFERQQKDLAKQQEFIEKFRASATRSTQAKSREKLLDKVERIEAPISDVRTLKFKFPPAPRGGQEVVTIKDLTHTYDDKLLFLGANLAIERGDRIAFLGPNGCGKSTTLRMVMGMESYDEGSVKLGTHNIIPGYFEQNQAEALDLEKTVMDTIHDEVPDWTNGEVRTLLGQFLFSGDTVFKKVGALSGGEKARLALAKMLLTPANFLILDEPTNHLDIPAKEMLEDALKEYDGTVAIVSHDRYFISQVANKIVEIRDGEFVVYNGDYHYYLEKIEQEKAAERQRLKTEQEAAKKAAKKAKQLAKKAGNK, via the coding sequence ATGTTGAGACTTGAGCACATCCGCAAAATTTATCCCACCGGCGAAGTTCTCAAGGACATTAACTGGGAAGTAAAAACTGGCGAACGGGTTGGCCTCGTGGGGGTCAATGGGGCCGGAAAATCGACCCAGATGAAGATCATTATGGGGGAAATTGAGCCCACCGATGGGGAAATTGTGCGTCCTGCTGATCTGCGCATCGCCCATCTGACCCAAGAATTTGATGTGGTACCGACCCGCACCGTACGCGAAGAAATGTGGACGGTGTTCGTAGAAGCCAACGCTGTGCAGGATGATATGCACCGGATCCAGCATGAGATGGCCGAGCCTGATGCAGATTTAGATGATCTGATTCACCAGCTTGACCGGGCCCAACGGAAGTTTGAAGCCCTCGACGGTTACCGTCTAGAATCGCAGATTGAAAAAATCCTCCCGGAAGTGGGCTTTGAAATCGAGGATGGCGATCGCCTGGTCAGCTCTTTTAGTGGCGGCTGGCAGATGCGAATCAGTTTAGGTAAAATCCTGCTCCAGGAACCCGATATTTTACTCCTGGACGAGCCGACCAACCACCTAGATTTAGAAACCATTGAATGGCTCGAAAATTACCTGCGCGGCCTAAAAACGCCGATGGTGATTATTTCCCATGACCGGGAATTTCTCGATCGCCTCTGCACCAAAATTGTCGAAACGGAGCGGGGAGTTTCCACCACCTATCTGGGCAACTATTCCCAATACCTCCAACAGAAAGCCGAAAATAAAGACGCTCAACTGTCTGCCTTTGAACGGCAACAAAAAGATTTAGCCAAACAGCAAGAATTTATCGAAAAATTCCGGGCCAGTGCCACCCGCAGCACCCAGGCAAAAAGCCGCGAGAAATTGCTCGATAAAGTGGAACGCATTGAAGCGCCCATTAGTGATGTGCGTACCCTCAAGTTTAAATTTCCCCCAGCCCCCCGGGGTGGCCAAGAGGTGGTGACGATCAAAGACCTCACCCATACCTACGATGACAAACTTTTGTTCCTGGGGGCAAATCTGGCAATCGAACGGGGCGATCGCATTGCCTTCCTGGGGCCCAATGGTTGTGGCAAGTCCACCACCCTACGGATGGTCATGGGCATGGAAAGCTACGATGAAGGCAGTGTCAAACTGGGAACCCACAACATTATCCCTGGCTACTTCGAGCAGAATCAGGCCGAAGCTCTAGATCTCGAAAAAACCGTGATGGATACGATCCATGATGAAGTCCCCGATTGGACAAACGGCGAAGTACGGACGTTGTTGGGACAGTTCCTATTCAGTGGCGATACAGTCTTTAAGAAAGTGGGAGCTCTCAGTGGGGGCGAAAAAGCTCGCCTTGCCCTGGCGAAAATGCTCCTCACCCCAGCCAATTTCTTGATTCTCGATGAGCCCACCAACCACCTTGATATTCCTGCCAAAGAGATGCTCGAAGATGCTCTCAAGGAATACGACGGCACGGTGGCGATCGTCTCCCATGACCGTTACTTTATTTCCCAGGTAGCCAATAAAATCGTCGAAATTCGCGATGGTGAGTTTGTTGTCTATAACGGCGACTACCATTACTATCTCGAAAAAATCGAACAGGAAAAAGCAGCTGAACGCCAGCGCCTCAAAACAGAACAGGAAGCAGCGAAGAAAGCGGCGAAAAAAGCAAAGCAATTGGCAAAAAAAGCTGGTAATAAATAA
- a CDS encoding O-methyltransferase, which translates to MTRSTLNLDENLYNYLLNISLREHPILQELREITAQHQAAQMQIAPEQGQFMAWLVQLMGAKKTLDIGVFTGYSALAVAIALPPDGQVIACDRDPRPTAIAQTYWKKAGVADKIDLRLAPALDTLAQLLEHGAAESFDFAFIDADKGNYLNYFEKCFALVRPGGVIAIDNVLWSGRVADPHDQDKRTLKIRAFNEFLHQDPRISLTVLPMADGLTLARKL; encoded by the coding sequence ATGACCCGTAGCACCCTCAATCTTGATGAAAATCTTTATAACTATCTATTGAATATTTCCTTACGGGAACATCCCATTCTTCAAGAACTGCGGGAAATCACCGCCCAGCATCAAGCGGCCCAGATGCAAATTGCCCCGGAACAGGGTCAATTTATGGCCTGGCTCGTGCAATTAATGGGGGCAAAGAAAACCTTAGACATTGGCGTTTTTACCGGATATAGTGCCCTCGCTGTGGCGATCGCCCTCCCCCCAGATGGCCAAGTCATTGCTTGCGATCGCGACCCCAGGCCAACGGCGATCGCCCAAACCTACTGGAAGAAAGCCGGAGTTGCCGACAAAATTGATCTCCGTCTTGCCCCGGCCCTAGACACCTTGGCGCAACTCCTTGAGCATGGGGCTGCAGAAAGCTTTGATTTTGCCTTTATTGATGCGGATAAGGGCAACTACTTAAACTACTTTGAAAAATGCTTCGCTTTGGTGCGACCTGGGGGCGTTATTGCCATTGATAATGTGTTGTGGTCCGGGCGGGTCGCCGACCCCCATGACCAAGACAAGCGCACCCTAAAAATTCGCGCCTTTAATGAATTTTTGCATCAAGACCCTCGGATTAGTTTAACGGTGTTGCCCATGGCTGATGGTCTGACCTTAGCCCGGAAGTTGTAG
- a CDS encoding glycosyl transferase, group 2 family protein: MITYSIIIPVYNEEDNLREMYRRVVQVIDQLDGSTELVLVDDGSKDRSLAILEALHQSDSRVHYLSLARNFGHQIAVTAGLQYAQGEAVIIMDADLQDPPELLPQLIEQWRSGYHVVYAQRLSRAQESWLKKLMAYGFYRILNQFTEIPIPTDTGDFCLMSRQVVDILNSMPEKHRYIRGLRAWIGFPQTAVRFNRDPRFAGKVKYTFRKSLNLAIDGIISLSRKPLKIATYLGLMAALVAIAMIILVLFWRIYDAPPQLIGYTLITIAVFFLGAVQLICLGILGEYIGRIYDEVKQRPIFTIKKAVGFEKNP, translated from the coding sequence ATGATTACTTACTCCATTATCATTCCGGTTTATAACGAGGAAGACAATCTACGCGAAATGTATCGGCGGGTTGTCCAGGTGATTGACCAATTAGATGGCTCCACGGAGTTAGTTTTAGTTGACGACGGCAGCAAGGATCGTTCCCTTGCAATCCTTGAAGCACTCCATCAAAGCGATTCTCGCGTCCATTACCTTAGTTTAGCCCGGAATTTCGGCCATCAAATCGCAGTGACCGCCGGCCTGCAATATGCCCAAGGAGAAGCGGTCATTATCATGGATGCGGATCTCCAAGATCCGCCAGAACTACTGCCACAACTGATTGAGCAATGGCGCAGTGGCTACCATGTAGTCTATGCCCAGCGCCTGAGCCGGGCCCAGGAAAGTTGGCTGAAAAAACTGATGGCCTACGGCTTCTATCGCATCTTAAATCAGTTTACAGAGATTCCCATTCCAACGGACACGGGTGACTTTTGTTTAATGTCCCGCCAAGTGGTGGATATTCTCAACAGCATGCCAGAAAAACACCGTTATATCCGGGGGTTACGGGCATGGATTGGTTTTCCCCAAACTGCCGTTCGATTTAACCGGGATCCCCGCTTTGCTGGTAAGGTGAAGTACACTTTTCGTAAATCTTTAAACCTCGCCATAGATGGCATTATTTCCCTATCTCGTAAACCCCTCAAAATTGCCACTTATTTAGGCTTAATGGCGGCATTGGTGGCGATCGCCATGATCATTCTGGTGCTGTTCTGGCGGATTTATGACGCGCCGCCCCAGTTGATCGGTTATACCCTGATTACTATTGCTGTTTTCTTTCTCGGGGCAGTACAGCTTATTTGTTTAGGGATTCTCGGGGAATATATCGGACGAATTTACGATGAAGTGAAACAGCGGCCTATTTTTACGATCAAAAAAGCGGTGGGCTTCGAAAAAAATCCCTAA
- the lepB_1 gene encoding signal peptidase I, translating to MANQGEKTSANQPSQGWAALWENIRVLLIALAIAIVVRWLIAEPRYIPSGSMLPTLDLGDRIVVEKLSYHFQPVHQGDVVVFRTPPQLELLGYNPQQAFIKRVIATAGQTVSVHNGSVYVDQEPLTEPFIAAKPDYELPELTVPEHTFFVLGDNRNNSNDSHIWGFVPAEHIIGHAIFKFWPFNHFGSII from the coding sequence ATGGCTAACCAGGGCGAAAAAACATCTGCTAACCAGCCATCGCAGGGGTGGGCTGCCCTTTGGGAAAATATTCGTGTTTTGCTCATCGCTTTGGCGATCGCCATTGTGGTGCGCTGGTTGATCGCCGAACCCCGTTATATCCCCTCCGGCTCCATGTTGCCGACCCTTGATTTAGGCGATCGCATTGTGGTCGAAAAATTGTCCTACCATTTCCAGCCCGTACACCAGGGGGATGTAGTGGTGTTTCGGACGCCCCCCCAACTCGAACTCCTGGGCTACAATCCCCAACAGGCTTTTATTAAACGTGTCATTGCCACCGCCGGGCAAACGGTGTCTGTGCACAACGGCAGTGTTTATGTGGATCAAGAGCCCTTAACAGAGCCTTTTATCGCCGCAAAGCCAGACTACGAATTGCCGGAATTAACAGTTCCTGAGCACACATTCTTTGTCCTAGGGGATAATCGCAACAATAGTAATGATTCCCATATCTGGGGTTTTGTCCCCGCAGAACATATCATTGGCCATGCCATTTTTAAATTCTGGCCCTTCAATCACTTTGGAAGCATCATTTAA